GTTCCGGAGCGCTTCCCGCCGGCCCGCCAGCGCGGCCTGATCCTGTTCGCCTGGGCGACCTGGCTGTATCGCCTGGTGTTGTTCACCTCGATCGCCCTGCTGGTCTACCACATGTTCTTCAAGGCGCTGGGCCTGCTGTTGCTGTTCGTCGAGCTGGGCTGGTTCATCGCCAGGCCCATCGTCGGCGAGGTCTCCGCGTGGTGGGGGCGGCGCGCCGATTTGCGTTGGCGGATGGAGACCCGCCGCAGCGCCGCTTTTCTGGGGCTGACGCTGCTGTTCCTGATCCTGCCGTGGCAGAGCGAGCTGTCCAGCCCCGCGGTGATGGGAGCGGCCCAGTCGCAGGGCTTGTACGCGCCGGAGGCCGCCGTGGTGTCCGAAGTGAGCGTGCGCGAGGGGCAGCGGGTGAAGGCCGGCCAGGCGCTGGCCAGGCTGGCGTCGCCGCAGTTGGACCAGCGTCTGGCGCTGGCCAGGGTAGTCGAAGCGGATCTGGCCTGGCAGGTGGCGCAGCAGTCTTTCAACAGCGATTTGCAGAGCAAGGGCACGGCCTTGCAGCAGCAATGGCAGGCGGCGCGCCAGCAGGTGGCGGGCCTGCAGAGCCAGCAGGCCAGGCTTGTGCTGACGGCGCCGTTTCCAGGCCGAGTGGCCGATGTCAGCGAGGCGTTGAGGAGTGGTACCGTGGTGAGCCAGGGCGAGCGCCTGCTGCAGGTGGTGGGCGGCGTTGGCGCGCGCGGCGAAGCCTATGTCGATGAGGATGGCCTGGCCGGCTTGCGCCGGGGCGACGCCGCGCGTTTCGTGCCGGACAGCGGCGAGACCTGGGCCATTGCCTGCCGGCTGGGGCCGATAGACCGCCTCAACCAGGCCGTGCTGGAACAGCCCTTGCTGGCATCCGTGTACGGCGGGCCGATCCCGGTAGAGCAGCGCGAGCATGATTTGGTGCCGCTGCGCGCGATTTTCCGGGTCCGTCTGGAGAACTGCGACCGGCAAGCGGCGCCGCTGCGGGAAATGCCCGGTTGGGCGCGGCTGAGCGGCCAGCGCTACAGTCTGCTGTCGCTGGGGTGGCGCAGGCTGGCGGCCGTGTTGGAGCGCGAGGCTGGGCTGTAGACCACGTTTTGGGCCGCGGCCGGCCCGCCGCGCGCGAAGTCCGATTTCCATAACCCGACAAGGAGTCCCACTTGGCTACCGAGCTCCATTTTTCCTCGCTGTGCCAGTCTGTGTCCCTGCGTCCCGCGCGCCAGGCAGACGCGCCGTGCATCGATCGCATTTACCGCAGCGCGCGTCCCGATCTGCAGTGGATAGACGGCGACGCCGAATTGATAGACTCGGTCCAGCGCCAGCAGCTCCAGGTGTTGCAGCAGGGGACGGGGCACCATTATCCCAACGCGATGCACTTCATCGTCGAAAAGGCGGGAAGCGCGGTCGGCGCAGTGATGGTCGATTTCGGCCCCAACGAAGTGCGGATCATCTTCCTGGCCATGCTGCCGGAGGCCCGCGGCCAGGGCTACGGCAAGGCCGTGCTGCAGGGCTTGCAGCAGGCGGCGCGGCAGGTGGGCGCGCCGCTGGCCGCCGTGGTCTGGCACAACAACGGCGAGGCGCGCCGCGTCTACCAATCGCTGGGTTTCGTGCAGGAGGAGGCTGGGGCGATGGCCGACAAGCTGGTGTGGCACCCGCAAGGGTCGCGGGTGATGGTTGGGGCCGGCTGAGGCCGGCGTTCCCGGTTGCGCGGGGGCGGACGGCGTCCGCCCGGGACGCCGTCAGTTGAATGGCAGCTGGAAATAGCAATACCGCCGGTCGCGGCCCATCGCGCCGGTGCGGCTGATCCACACATCATCCAGCGTGCGGGCCGGCGATTCGCCAGCCGCCGGCAGTTGCAGCTGGCCGACGGCGTCGACCAGCTCCGTATTCGCGGTGGCGACCAGCTCCACCACGAACGGAGTGCGCTCGGTGCCTTCCCGTCCCGGCACTTGGGACAGGGGCTTCTGCCGTATCGACTGCACCTGCAACTCCACTTCCGGCCACGGCGCCGCATGGAAGCGGCAGCATTGCCCGATCAGAGGCGCGAAATCCTCGCTGCTCAGCGTATCCAGCATGATATTCCCCTTGTATGGCGAAGCCGGCGGGGCCGATGCGCTCCGCCGGCGTGTTGCTGTTTATTGTCGAGTCGGGAACAGGCCTTGGACCGCGATGCAGAAGTTCAGCGCCAGGAAGGGGTTGAGCACGCTGACCGGGGTGGTGCCGCCGGCCACGTCGGTGTTGCCGCTCAGACCCAGGCCCTTGACGGTGACCGGGCTTTCCAGTTGCTGGCTCCAGATGGTGGCGAGGCCGGTGCCGCCGCCGGAGGCGCCCAGGTAGGGGTTGCTGGTGCTGGGTGTGCTGGCGGGCGGATTGGGGTTGGCCACGGTGGAGGCCTGGAAGCTGACGTTGACCGCCGAGGTGCCGTGGGCATGGAGCGGCATGTTGGAGGTCAGCAGCGCGACGGTTTGCTGGCCGCCGAAGTTGCCGATCGCGTAGGACGGCAGGTTGTAGGTGGGTTGAGCCGGGCCGATGCTGATCGGCATCCGTCCACACAAGTTGGGCAATTGAAAGTTGGTGCTGCCGTTGCCGCCGTAGTGGTTGCCGATCACGGCGAACAGCGCCTGGTTTTGGCTGACTTGCAGCGTTTGGCCCTGGCATTGCGCCCAGTCGACCGGGGGATAGTCAAAGGCAAAGGGGATAATGCTGCCGATATAAGCTTCCACGTTCGCTCCTTCGTCAGATGATCCCGTCGGCAACGTGCCGGCAGGGTGAGAAATGCCTGTCGTTGACATAGGTTTAGCCCATTGGGTTTTAAATTCAATCGACATTGGCCTTTGTTTTGCCTGGTAGTTTTACTTAGGGGAGGCGAGCCGAGCATGCGGAAAGCGCCGGCGGATCGCACCGGAAGTTCGCAAGCGACCATGATTCCGGAGGCTCGAGCCAGCGGGAATATGTCGTGCTGGATGGCCTGGGTGGCCGGCATCGTCGTCTGCGCTTTCCTGCCATCGTTGCCTGATCCCCGGTGGCTGGCGGCGGCGGCGGGGCTGGCCGCCGCGCCTGCGCTGCGGTTTCGTTCTCGGCCATGGGCGCGCCATGCCAGCATGCTCGCCTTGTGCCTGCTGATGGGGTTGGGATACGCCGCGCTTCGCGCGCAGTGGCGGCTGGAGCAGGCGTTGCCGCCCGCGTGGTGGCAGAAGCCGGTGGAGATGGTCGCCACGGTCAGGGGCCTGCCCGATCCCGGCGAGTACGGCGTTCGGCTGGTGCTGGAAGTGGAGCGGACGCTGACGCCGGGCGTGGCGCTGCCGGAGCGGGTGCAACTGCACGATTACCAGCGGCGCGACTGGCCGCCCGGCAGCCGCTGGCAGCTGGGCGCGCGTTTCAAGCCGCGGCGCGGCAGCGCCAACGCCTTCGGTTTCGACGCCGAGCGCTGGCTCTGGTCGGAAGGTCTGCTCGCCGGCGGTTCGGCGGGCAAGGCGCGGCAGCGTCTGCAGGACCGCGGCGATCTGATGGCCTGGGTGGACCGCTGGCGGGGCGGCCAAGTCGCCCGCATCGAGCGGGTCTTGGGCGCCGGGCGCGAATCGGCCTTGGTGGCGGCGCTGACCGTCGGCGCGCAGCAGCGCGTCGCGCGCGAAGATTGGCAGCTGTTCGCCGCCACGGGCTTGACTCATATCGTTTCCGTGTCCGGCCTGCACATCACGATGCTGGCGGGGCTGGCTGCCTGGGTTTGCGCTCGGTTGGTGAGGCGGATTCCGGGGCTGCGCGCGCCCAGGGTGGCGACGGCGATGCTGGCGCTGGCGGCGGCGGCGCTGTATTCGCTGCTGGCCGGCTTCACGGTGCCGACCCAGCGCACGCTGTTCATGCTGGCGGTGGGCGGCGCCTGCTTGCTGTGGCGCCGCCAGCTGTCGCCGTTCCAGGCCTGGTGGCTGGCGCTGGCTGCGGTGTTGCTGCTGGACCCGTTTTCGGCGCTGACGCCCGGCTTGTGGCTGTCCTTCGGCCTGGTCGCGGCATTGATGTTCAGCTCGCTGGCTCGGCGTCAGCCTGCCGCCGGCTGGCGGGCCGCCGCCGCGGGACAGTGGGCGGCCGGCATCGCCAGCCTGGCGCCGCTGGCGGCGATGTTCGGCGGTTTTCCCCTGCTGTCGCCGCTGGCCAACGCGCTGGCGATTCCCTATGTCTCCGTTCTGCTGACGCCCTTGTCGCTGCTGGCGGTGGCTTTGCCGTGGGATGGGGGGCTGCAGCTTGCGGCTTGGCTGGTGCGGGGCTTCTACTGGCTGGTGGAGGCGCTGGCGAGGGGACCGGCCTGGCATGTGGCGGGAACGCCGTGGCCGCTGCTGGCTCTTGCCGCGGCCGGCAGCGTCTGGCTGATCGCGCCGCGCGCCGTGCCAGGCAAAACGCTGGCCGGGCTGCTGTTGCTGCCCATGCTGGTGTACCGGCCGCCCGGGCCTGGCTGGGGCGCGGCGCGCGCCACGGTGCTGGATGTGGGGCAAGGCCTGTCGGTGCTGGTGCAGACCGAGAGCCACGCGCTGTTGTTCGACACCGGGGCGGGCGAGGCCGGCCGCGTGGTGCTGCCGCAGCTGCGGGGGCTGGGCGTGGACCGGCTGGACGCCTTGCTGCTGTCTCACCACGATAGCGACCATGACGGCGCGGCGGCAGGGGTGAGGGCGGCGCTGCCGGTGGCGCGGGTGCTGGCGGGGCAGCCGCAGTCCATGTCCGGCGCGACGGTGTGCGCGCAGGGACAGGGCTGGGACTGGGATGGCGTCCGTTTCGACATGCTGGGGCCGCCTCCAGGCTGGGTCGCCGACGAGGACAACGCCCGCAGCTGCGTGATGCGAGTGGCCACGGCGCGGCAGGCGCTGCTGTTGAGCGGCGACGCGCCGGCGCGGCTGGAGGAGGCGCTGGCCGCGCAAGCGGGGGTGAAGCTGGCCAGCAGCGTCCTGGTCGCCGGCCACCATGGCAGCCGCACCGCCAGCAGCGAGGTGTGGCTGAGGGCGGCGAGGCCCCGCGTGGCGGTGATCAGCGCCGGGCATCTGAACCGCTACCGCCATCCGCATCCGTCGGTGCTGGAGCGGTTGAGGCAGAAGGGCGCCGCCGTGCTGCGCACCGACCTGGACGGCGCGTTGACGCTGGAAATGGGAGAGACGCTGGCCTGGCGCTGCCTGCGGCGCGAGCAGCCGCGTTACTGGCGCGAGGCCGGCCCCTGCGGCGAGTCGGTCAGTCTTCCTGATTGACCAGCGCGACCACGCGGTTGCCCTTGCCCTGGTAGCGCAGGTCGTCGAAGGACAGCTTGCGCGCGATCAGGATGCCGCGGCCGTGGCTGTTCATCAGCGAAGACGGCTCCGCATCCTGGTAGTACGCCCAGTCGAAGCCCGGTCCCATGTCCTCGATCGCGAACTGCAGCTGCGTGCCCTGGTGGGAGAATTCCACGGTGACTTCGCGGTCCAGATACTCCGGCGCCTGCAGCCGGCTTTCCAGCTCCTGCTCCCAGCGGCCGTTGGCGATCAGCTGGCTTTTCTGCTCGTAGCTGATCTCCAGGTTGCCGTGTTCGATCGCGTTGACCAGCAGCTCGAACAGGCCGGTGGCCACGCGCTCCGGCTGCCGGCAGGTCTTGGCCAGCAAGGCGGTGATCGCTTGCGCCTCGCGGTGGTTGCGGCAGCGGAAGGTGGCGGCGCGCAGGTGCTTGAGCGCGTCGACGTGCAGGTTGGCCAGCTCGCGGAAGCGTGCGTAGCGGTCCCAGTGGCCGACGGCGGCGCCGACGATGGCCAGCAGCATGTCGCGGGAGAACGGCTTGGTCAGGTAGTAGAAGGCGCCGGCCGCCAGGCCTTCCTGCACGCTGGCGGCCGCGCCCATCGCCGTCTGCATGATCACGGGCAGGAACTCCAGCCGGGGTTCCGCCTTGATCTTCTTCAGCACGTCGAAGCCGCTCATGCCGGGCATCATCTTGTCCAGCAGCACGGTTGAGTATTGCTCGCCCTCTTGCGACAGGATGTCCCAGGCGATCTCCCCGTTTTCCGCCTGGCGGGTTTCATAGCCGGCGTCCTGCAGTAGTTCCGCCATCAATTCCAGGTTGAAGGGTTCGTCGTCGACCAGCAGGAGTTTATGAGACATCGGAGTCTTCCTTCTCTAGCTGAAAATGGCAGGGGATCGCGAAAGTGAAGATGGCGCCTCCCCCGGGCAGGTTGCCGGCGGTGATCCAGCCGCGGTGGGCATGCACGATTTCGCGGCTGATGGCCAGGCCCAGGCCGGTGCCGCCGGCGCCGGTCTTGGTGGTGCTGCTCTGGATGAATTTGTCGAAAATGGTTTCCAGCTCTTTTTCCGGAATCCCGGGGCCCCGGTCCTCGACGCTCGCCATGATCCAGTCGGCGCCGTCCCGCTCGGTCTGTTGCGCCTGGATCCGGATTTCCGAGCCGGCGGGGCTGAACTTGATCGCGTTGGACAGCAGGTTGCGTATCACCTGTCCGATGCGGAAGGGGTCCAGATCGGCCGCCAGCATTTCCGGTTCGCAGTTGAGTTTCAGCTGGATCTGGCTGCGTGCGGCCAGCGGCGTCATCTCGTCGCAGGCCTCGCGCAGGCATTGCGTCAGGTTGCCGCGGCCGATCGCGTACTCCATCCGGCCCACTTCCATCTTGGCCATGTCCAGCAGGTCGTTGAGCAGCGTCAGCAGCCGGTTGCCGCTGGTGTTGATGCGGGCGAAGTATTGTTCGAGCTTGGCGTCATCCAGGCTCTGGGAGCGCAGCTGGCCCATTTCGGTGAAGCCCAGGATGGCGTGCAGCGGCGTGCGCAGCTCGTGCGACATATTGGCCAGGAACTCGGTTTTGGCGCGGCTGGTTTCCTCGGCCAGGATCTTGGCATGCCGCAGCGTCTCTTCCACCGCGCGCTGCGCCGAAATGTCCTGGTAGACCCAGATGGTGCCGAGCTTGGGCACCGAGGGATTCACCGCGCGGCCGTGCAGCCGGCACCAGAACAGCTGCCCCTTGCCGGTGCGCAGCTTGACTTCGGTCTGCACCACCTTGCCGTCGTTGAGCAGGCTGTACAGCGCCTTGCCGGTGCGCTCCCACTGCTCGGGGTTTTCGAAGTAGGGCATGGTGGGCTGGCCGATCACGTCCATGCCCTGCTGCTGGAACAGCTCCAGAAAGGCGTGGTTCACCTGGCGCAGATGGCGGTCGACGATGTAGGCCATCGCCAGCGGGCTGGCGTCCAGCAAGGCCGCCAGTTGGCGGCTCTGCACCTCCACTTGTTCGGCCAGGCTGTTCTTGAGGCGGATCAGCGCCTCTTCCTGTTCCTTGCGGCGCGAGATGTCGCGGCACACGGTGACGTAGAACCAGTCGTCCGGCATCACCACCCGGCTCAAGGACAGCTCCACCGGCAGCTTCTGGGCGTCGCTGCGCAGCAGGCTGGCCTCGAACGGCCGGCCCTCGTGGCGTTGGGCGGTCTGTTCGAACGGATGGTCGGGCTCGGGATTGTAAAGCTCCGGAAACAGCACGCCCGCGGGAAGGTTTTCCAGCGATTGGGCGCTTTGCTCCACCAGCTTGGCCGCGGCCGGATTGGCCTGGATGATGTGGCCGCTGCGGTCGATCAGGATGATGGCGTCGGAGCTGGCCTGCAGGATCGCGCGCTGGCGGGCCTCGCTCTGCGCCAGCGCCTGCTCGGACTGTTCCCGGTCGTTGATCTGCTCGCGCAGCGTGCGGTCGCGCTCCTGCAGCTGCTGGAAGAGATCCGCCGAGAGCTTTTCCTGTTTCAGGCTGGAACGCAACTGCCGCTGCAGCTGCAGCAGGAACAGCATCAGCACCAGGGTCGACGCCGCCAGGATGGTCCAGGCGACGGACCCCAGTTGGGGACGTACCGGTTGCAGCGCGTAGGCGCCCAGCTGCAGTTCGGTGCCGCCCACCGAGCTGAGGCGCGAGAAAATCGGGGAGTCGGTCGGCAGCGGACGGCCCGGCACCGAGTCGAGCAAGGGCGTGTCCGGCTGGCTCTTGCTCCAGACCAGCAGGCGGACGTGATGTAGAGGATTGCCGCTGATCAGTTCGGTATTGATCGGCTGTATCAGCTTGTCCTGCCGCAGGTGAAGCAGCAGCAGGGTATGGTCATTGCCGAGGCGGGTGACGACATCCAGGCGCGGCGCGCCGGCGTCCAGAGGCTGGCCGGACAGCAGCATGGGCTGGTCGCTGCGGCGGGCCAGGTCCAGCACCCATTTGGCGTTGCCGCGATGGCTGAGGTCCAGGCCCTGGGGCAGCGCGTTGGCGTCGTCGGGCAGGTAGCTGGCCACCGGGTAATACTGCAGCTGGACGGGGCTGGGCTGCAGGTGCTGGCTCTGCAGGAAGCGGATGCCGGTGGCGATGCGGTTCTCGAACGCGGCGCGGCGGTTTTGCTCCACCAGCTCCACGGTGCCGATGCCGGCGAACACGCTGTCGTCGCGGACGACGCGGCGGGCGAGGTCGGTCAGGCCGCGCGAGGGATCGGCGCCGGCCAGTTGCTGGGCCAGCATGCGGGAATGCTCCAGCGCGTTCTGTATCTGCAGGACCACGATGCCGGTGCCCAGCGAGCCCCAATGCTGCAGCTGCTGCTGGCGCTCGTCCCTGTCGTGTTCCAGCAGCAGCCAGTATTCGCCCAGCAGCAGGCCCAGGCCCAGCAGGCAGCACAGCAGCAGCGAGGTGAGGCGGTTCAACCTCGGCATGGGATCCCTCGTCAGCGATCGCTCAACTCTTGATACAGTGCCTCGAATTCACGGGACAGCTTGTGGCGCGGGTCCAGATAAATCATCGGCCGCGCGGCCTGGTGCGATTCGCGGATCTTGACCGAGGCCGACAACGGCGAGGCCAGCACCGGCAGGCCCTCCGCCTTCAGCTCGTCCACCAGCCGCACCGGCAGGCTGGCGCGCGGCTGGAACTGGTTCACCACGATGCCTTCGATGAACAGTTCGGGATTATGGTCGGCTCGAATCTCGTCGGCGCTTTCCTTCAGGTTATAGAGCGCGTGGCGCGAGAACGCATCGCAATCGAAAGGGATCAGGCAGCGGTCGGCGGCGATCAGCGCCGAGCGGGTGTAGAAATTCAGCGCCGGCGGGGTGTCTATCCAGATTTCGTCGTAAAGCGGCGCCAACTGGTCCAGCGCCTCCTTCAGCTTGAACATCTTGTAGCGCGATTCCAGCTTGGCCATCAGCTCGGACAGCTCGGGGTGCGAGGCCAGCAGCGACAGGCCGGCGATGCCGGGGTCGCGGACGAATTCATGCGGCTCCTTGGCGAACAGCGAGATATTGAGCATTTGCTGGAACAGATCCGCCACGCTGGGGCCGGCTTGGCCGGCGGCGGCGCCCAGCAGGTAGTGGCTGGCGTTGCCCTGCGGGTCCAGGTCGATCAGCAGCACGCGCCGGCCGCGGCTGGCCGCCACCGCCGCCAGGTTGACGGCGATGGTGGACTTGCCCACCCCGCCTTTCTGATTGAATACCACGCGTCGGATGGTCATGGTGACTCCTGTTGTTGGGCGGCGCCGCAGACGGGGGGGCCCGGCGGGCTGCCGGATGCGGGTTGTCGCGTTCTAGAAGCCGGGCTGTCCTTTGCAAACCAGCAGCATCTGTTGATAACTGGCGGAGTTCTGCACCACCGGCATGGATTTTATCTGACCGTCATTATAGGAGAAGCTGGCGATCTGGCGGCCGTTTTCATCGAACAAGGTCATGTCCAGCAAGCGGAAGGTGTGCTGCGCGCAATCAATCTGCCAGGTATTGAGCGAGGTCTTGTGGCGCGGTGTGGTCAGGAAGTTTTCCTTCTTCAGGTTGAAGATGGTTTTGCGGTCGCGGAAGGTCGCCACCGCGCCCTGGCGCTTGATCGACAGCAGGTCCAGTTCGTTCAGCATATTGCCGTTGGGCGAAACGCCCAGGTTCTGCCAGTCGGCGCTGGCCTGCGCCGGCGCGGGCGCCGAGGGTTTGACGGTTTGGGTCGGTGTGGTGCGCTGCGGCGCGGCGGCGCAGCCGGCCAGCAGAATCGCGGCGGTCAGCGAGGTGAGCAGGGTACGCATGAATGTCTCCAGAAGATGGCGCCAGTGTCGCATAGCCGGGAGCGCGGGAAAACCGTTTGCGGCGGCGTGGCAGATTTTTGCAAAAAGTCCGGAACTTTATCGCCGCGGCGGCGGTCTTCCGTAGTGCGAGAGCATTTTTCCTCTTCGTTTCACATTGTCTCCATCCAACTTGAGGCCGCCATCATCTGGCGGCCATTTTTTTGCCCGGCTCGTCCCGGGAGCCGCCTTGCCGTACAATGGCGCTTTCCTCCGCGCTACCCCGTCCCGTCATGCACGACGCAGTCTCCATCCTCAATCATATTTTCGGCTACCCGGAATTCCGCGGGCAGCAGCAGGAGATCGTCGAGCAGGTGGCCCACGGCGGCCACGCGCTGGTGCTGATGCCCACCGGCGGCGGCAAAAGCCTGTGCTACCAGATCCCGGCGCTGCTGCGCGACGGCGTCGCCATCGTGGTGTCGCCGCTGATCGCGCTGATGCAGGACCAGGTGGCGACCTTACAGGAGTTGGGCGTCGCGGCGGCCTGCCTCAATTCCGCCACCTCGCCGGACGAGGCGCGCGATATCGCCCGCCAGGCGCGCGCCGGCACGCTGGACCTGCTTTATGTTGCGCCGGAGCGCTTGCTGACGCCGCGCTTCCAGGAGTTCATCGCCAGCCTGAAGATCGCCTTGTTCGCCATCGACGAAGCGCACTGCGTCAGCCACTGGGGCCATGATTTCCGGCCGGAATACCAGCAGCTGGGCCTGCTGGCCGAGCAGTTCCCGCAGGTGCCGCGCATCGCGCTGACCGCCACCGCCGACGAGCAGACCCGGCTCGACATCATCCACTACCTGAAGTTGGCCGAGGCGCGGGTGTTCCTGTCCAGCTTCGACCGCCCCAATCTGTTCTACCAGGTGGTGGAGAAGCACAATGCCAAGAAGCAGCTGCTGGATTTCATCCGCCAGGAGCACCAGGGCGCCACCGGCATCGTCTATTGCCTGTCGCGCAAGCGGGTGGAGGACACCGCGCAGTGGCTGCGGGAGAACGGCATCGAGGCGCTGGCCTATCATGCCGGCATGAGCCATGCCGAGCGCGAGGCCAATCAGCGGCTGTTCCTGCGCGAGGACGGCATCGTGATGGTGGCCACCGTCGCCTTCGGCATGGGCATCGACAAGCCGGATGTGCGCTTCGTCGCCCACATCGACATGCCCAAGAGCCCGGAGAACTTCTATCAGGAATCCGGCCGCGCCGGCCGCGACGGCCTGCCGTCCGCCAGCTGGCTGTGCTACGGCCTCAACGACGTGGTGCAACTGCGGCAGATGATAGAAGGCGGCGAGATGGCCGAGCTGCAGAAGCAGGTGGAGCTGTCCAAGCTGGATGCGATGCTGGCCTTCTGCGAAACCGCCGGCTGCCGCCGCCAGCACATCCTGGCGCACTTCGGCGAGGCGAGCAAGCCATGCGGCCATTGCGACAACTGCCTGCATCCGCCCATCACCTACGATGCCACCGAACCGGTGCGCAAGCTGTTGTCCTGCATCTACAGAGTGGGGCAGCGCTTTCCGACCGGCCACGTCATCGACGTGCTGCTGGGTCGGCAGAGCCCCAGCATCGGCCACCACCGCCACGACCAGCTCAGCACCTACGGCATCGGCAAGGACATGAACCAGCGCTGGTGGCGCTCCATCGTCCGCCAGCTGGTGGCGCGCCAGTTGGTGCAGGTGGACATCGCCCGCGGCCAGTCGCTGGTGCTGACCGACGCCTGCCGGCCGCTGCTGAAGGGCGAGCAGAGCATTTACCTGCGTCCGCTGGCCGACGAGAAGAAGTCGCGCGGCAGCGGCGGCGCCGACCGCTGGCTGCGCACCGAGCGCGAGGAGCGGCTGTGGCAGGCGTTGCGCCGCTGGCGCCGCCAGGTGGCCGACGAGCACAATGTGCCGGCCTACGCGGTGTTTTCCGACCGCACGCTGCGCGATCTGGTGGAAAAGCGGCCGGACAGCCCGGCCGGCCTGCAGCGCATCTACGGCTTGGGCGAGCTGAAGTTGGCCCGCTACGGCGAGGCGCTGCTGGATTGCCTGCGCGAGGCGCAGGAATAGGCAAAGCGATTTGCCCAGCCATGGGTGGCGAAATTCTTATACAATCCGTCGCATATATGTAAATGTCGGAGAATTTCATGGCTGTGAATCTGAATCCCCCGCAAGCCGGCCAATTGCCGGCGGTCGCCGGCGTCGAGCTGCTGGTGGCCGAAGCCGGCATCAAGACCCCGGGCCGCAAAGACGTGCTGGTGGTGAAGCTGGACAAGGGCAATACCGTCGCCGGCGTGTTCACCCGCAACCGTTTTTGCGCGGCGCCGGTGCAGCTTTGCCAGGAACATCTGGCCGCAGGGGTGCAGATTCGCGCATTGGTGGTCAATACCGGCAACGCCAACGCCGGCACCGGCTTCGACGGCCGCGCGCGCGCCTTGTCCGTATGCCGGGCGGTGGCCGAGCGGGATCAGCTGCAAACCGAACAAGTGCTGCCTTTCTCCACCGGCGTGATCCTGGAGCCGTTGCCGGCCGACAAGATCGTCGCCGCGCTGCCGGCCTTGCGCCAGGCCGACTGGGCCGAGGCCGCGGAAGCCATCATGACCACCGACACCCTGGCCAAGGCGGCCAGCCGCAGGCTGGACATCGGCGGCAAGGCGGTGACCGTCACCGGCATCGCCAAGGGGTCGGGCATGATCCATCCCAATATGGCGACCATGCTGGGCTTCGTCGCCACCGACGCGGCCGTCACCCGCCCGATGCTGAACCAACTGGTGCGCGAAGTGGCCGACCAGTCGTTCAACAGCATCACCGTGGATGGCGATACTTCCACCAACGACAGCTTCATCCTGATCTCCAC
This genomic window from Chromobacterium violaceum ATCC 12472 contains:
- the recQ gene encoding DNA helicase RecQ, with translation MHDAVSILNHIFGYPEFRGQQQEIVEQVAHGGHALVLMPTGGGKSLCYQIPALLRDGVAIVVSPLIALMQDQVATLQELGVAAACLNSATSPDEARDIARQARAGTLDLLYVAPERLLTPRFQEFIASLKIALFAIDEAHCVSHWGHDFRPEYQQLGLLAEQFPQVPRIALTATADEQTRLDIIHYLKLAEARVFLSSFDRPNLFYQVVEKHNAKKQLLDFIRQEHQGATGIVYCLSRKRVEDTAQWLRENGIEALAYHAGMSHAEREANQRLFLREDGIVMVATVAFGMGIDKPDVRFVAHIDMPKSPENFYQESGRAGRDGLPSASWLCYGLNDVVQLRQMIEGGEMAELQKQVELSKLDAMLAFCETAGCRRQHILAHFGEASKPCGHCDNCLHPPITYDATEPVRKLLSCIYRVGQRFPTGHVIDVLLGRQSPSIGHHRHDQLSTYGIGKDMNQRWWRSIVRQLVARQLVQVDIARGQSLVLTDACRPLLKGEQSIYLRPLADEKKSRGSGGADRWLRTEREERLWQALRRWRRQVADEHNVPAYAVFSDRTLRDLVEKRPDSPAGLQRIYGLGELKLARYGEALLDCLREAQE
- the argJ gene encoding bifunctional glutamate N-acetyltransferase/amino-acid acetyltransferase ArgJ encodes the protein MAVNLNPPQAGQLPAVAGVELLVAEAGIKTPGRKDVLVVKLDKGNTVAGVFTRNRFCAAPVQLCQEHLAAGVQIRALVVNTGNANAGTGFDGRARALSVCRAVAERDQLQTEQVLPFSTGVILEPLPADKIVAALPALRQADWAEAAEAIMTTDTLAKAASRRLDIGGKAVTVTGIAKGSGMIHPNMATMLGFVATDAAVTRPMLNQLVREVADQSFNSITVDGDTSTNDSFILISTGQSGAELIDSAEQPAYQQLKQALLEVAIELAQAIVRDGEGATKFITVDVNGGRSVAECKDVAYAIARSPLVKTAFFASDPNLGRLLAAIGYAGVADLDVDRLSLYLDDVLVACEGGRNPAYKEAQGQAVMNQSEITVRVELGRGSASARVWTCDFSYEYVRINADYRS